The genomic segment ACACCTGCAGTATTATTGTGTTTCTTAACCAATTAGATTCCTGCAGGTTCACACCATCAGGTTGAGTTAGAAGCTGTTCTAATTCGATTCTCAAAAGGGGCGtgctgccttttttctttttttagccagTCAGGACGGTCCCAAAGTTCAAAGGGGTGTGGATAATATATACCTAACCAATGTGCTGCTGATTGTGATGGATTTTATTTTGGCTAGCTTTTGTTGCAGGAAATTGATTGCTTATAAATTGTATTCATGGATGACAATAGACGACAAGGAAAAATAACTCAAGTTTCTTCAGGACCAGACACTGCTGGTCTAGAAAGGGTCCAGTAGCAGACCCCATTCAACCCCAGCCTTGATAACCCTGGGGTGACTGTAAGCAACTCTGCCTGTATTTGATACTATATACAAGCGACAACCCTGTTCAATCCCAGTACAGGGATCAAACTGATCACCGGCCTCACCTGCGCACATAGGTATTGTTTGTTATTTACAGTTTATGCTGAGGACTGGCCACTGTATTTTAGGAGCTTTGTTATTTCTCTTGTCCATGAGTGGAATTTCTTCAAGCCCCCTATCCCCATCCCTCAGTGGAACAGGCCTGCTGTGGTTTACACTGGCTCTGGGTTCAGAATAACTAGTAGGGAGAcaccaatgatttttttttttttttcctgtgggaCTGTACAAACATTGCTTTGATTCGGAAAGCTTTCTACACTGTATTACATAAATAAactttaaaggaaaaaaaaaagtatctgtcTTGCGTTTTGGTTTTGTCTAACGATGTAGGTTTGTGAGGAGTGGGTGGGCTGTGAAGAGGGCAGGGAGAAGATTTCATGATTACTCAGTACTTTAAAAGTAGGAGGCCAGCACCCCTAAATTGTCAACTGTTAATTTACCATACATTACGAGTAGGTATTGCAGATCAGAATCGGGCCTTTGTGTACCAGGGTTAtgtaaaacaaacatgaaacCATTCTACTAGCACAAAGCAGGCGTGTAAGATGTTTTGGGTACATTTTGGACCGTGTACCCCTATGTATAAATATAGCATAGTCCAAATCACTTTCCTGTATAGGAATAGGGATTTAAAATTTGTCCCATCCTTCTCATTGACAGCAACTGACTTTGATGGGGAAACTTGCTTGATGATTATCCAATGCAAATTATGCTAGATGGGTATCAAACCTCAAActgtaagaaaaacaaaatatatagtgATATACTATAGTGTCAAGGACATTGTCAAAACAGTTTTTCTTCAGGAATATACTACTGGACAGTTTTGCAGTATCAGTATATAAGAGATAACATTAAGCTCATATTGGTAatgatacattattttattaatgatgAACAATTCAACACATAGCAGCCATACAAAATAGGGGTTAGTCTTGCTGATAAAAGAGGGTTTGGTGTATCATgcaagattattatttgttttaagtatttaaaaaaaaatattaaaaaaaacataaacctcAAATAAACTAAAGGAACTTTAGTCCAGGATACAATCGTTTTGATTTAAGTGCAATTCAATATACTGCAGTGAATTGGGATTACATATTgacaaatgtgttttaatctaATATAAACAGCTCTCCGTATATAGTGCTGCCCACATCACTGAATGTTCTGATTTATTACTTAAAAGGTGAGGCCTCATAGATGGCGTTGGAATGTCCTTGGAATTCTGGGGTCCTGTGGGATGAGCCAATCATACTGTCAAGGGCTTATTATTTTAGATATTTAATAAGACAAATCTCAGTTACTGAACAACCCCCATCCAAATAAACCAGAGCAACACCTTCCAAATGAAATGCTGGAGCTCTTTGCACCAACGTGCCTGTGTGTTGTGAATACTCCAGTTCCCAACTCCTCTCACAAATACACTTTACTGCACAAAGAAGTTGCAATGGCTAGCGAGTTCAGCGTTTTGATTGATTCATCTTCTCCACGATCATGGTCCTGTTGTCGTACTTGGCACATGTTCATTGGGTATCGATTTGGGTGTAGTAAAGATTGCAAGTACAGACCACAATGCTACTGAAAAGAAAGAGTACTGTGCATGGATGCCGTCTTCTTTCTGCTGGGTTATCTTGTGAATTACTGAATAGACAAgcctttactgtatttatatagttACAATGAGTTGTCACAAACTGAAAGTTGTGTTTTTgtaccatttcttttttttctcttgccTGTAAGGCACTGTAACTAGGTTGTCATGTCCTGTCTTGTCTTCCCCAATCTGCTTGCTAATTTAACAAGACCATGTGAGGTAAGCATTCGGTATTAGCTTGGCCACGGTTACTACCACCACTGGCCTCTGGTGAAGAAATCACATAATACAGGGCAAAGGGAAATGGCACCTGTTGAACAGCTTTTAAAAGACAGCAAGCTCGACAGAGATTTCTGAACAAAAGAAATCAGGGAGCTTGTGATACATCTCTTTCCTACATTAAATCTGTCATTCAGTGCTGCAATCAATCAGACTTCTCCATTGGGCTATAAATTTGCAAAACCCATTCATTTCTCCAGGTTATAGAAGTCTAATCAAATGTGTCTTCACAGAATAATGAAATTACCTGTATTTAAGTAACAAATCTATCAGCAGCTTGAAGCGAAGTACAAGGGAATTTTAACCCAATAAACAGCACGTACCAGCACACCTGGAGGTTGCCgttgagtattttttttgttgacaggaaaaaaaaaaatcaccttagcgagcaaaagaaaaaaaacaaaaaaacacagaaaccccattttattaaaaatgtttttactcgATTACATGTCCGATTTCAACACAAggaaatcaaattaaacaaaagcagAAATTCATCAAGCTTTACTgtataaaacagaacagaatacAATGGGAATATGGCTATCAAAACGTAATTATATACAATGTAAATGCTAAGGTTGTACATATGCAAAAGCAAACAAGATCAGTCAACTGGAGTGACTCCTAAACTGGTTGCACACCCTGATGAGACCACATGTGTGTGCAAACTATATAGCGCCCTGCCATCGGGACATGATGGCAGGATTATGCtaaaccctacacacacacacattcatacacagacaaacaaaactcTCACCTCTCACTCTGACACACCAATAGGGACACTCACAAACATTTTTCCTGATCTGCTGACCATTTTTCTGaacccacaaaataaaataacctttcaaaaacagaaaaagtatatatattattGACACACATTTCTAGCAagttctgctaaaaaaaaaaaaaaaaggtgtgttaACATAGTCTTACATTCAGCATAACACTGACCACTTGAAAAAACTCCACTTTTGTATGACGGTCAGGTCTCCCTACTACAATTATCTTTGGTTGTTGAAATTTTTTAACAGTAATAAGGATGCATTGAATCAATGATTTTTATACCAGACTTAATACCTGATCccctttaaaatattaaaacaagctTGGAATTCTGATTATTTGGAGACTAAAATACTTGCTTTTGACTTTGTGCATGAGCACATATTTTTTCTGTACCCGTGATGTCTCAGTACAGTGTAGTAGGCCAGCTGCATACAACCAAGTCTCCGTCTCCAGGGTGCAGTCACATTGTTAGTACAGAAGCTTCACAAAAGACCACTTTCACTAGACCGGATCAGCTGGCTCATAGTATTACTCCCTGCACCATGTGGCCCCCTACACAATAGTGTGTCTAAATCAAACTGTAGATTAAGTCTACTGTGTAAAATATAACCAAATTGTTTTAAGGGTCAAAAAAGgtcttcatttaaaaatacatctttaaatgtTTGGTTCATCAGAGGGAAAACAGTGTGCCTAGGCGCCTTTCCTTGTATGCCTTCTATATTTCCTATTTGGTTACTGGGGTTGTTTAAGAGTCAAACAGCTTTAATATTGGTCTCAGAGAAAGATGTCCAGCAGTCCAGGAACAATGCTTTTTGTTAGTTTTCCTCTGCCACTCCATGCTCCCCCTCCCCTTTCCTtttcccttccccctccccccaggCTGTCCCCTCAGCCCCTTCAGCTGCTGTCCTTGTCCCCCTGCATGGTGGCGAGGGTGACGGTGGTGACAGGCTGGCTCAGGCCGTGAAGCTGCATGCGCGCCAGCTTCTTCTGCTCACACTCCGTCACCAGGTGGTTGAGCTCCCCCGCGCTGTAGCCGATCAGCGTCTTTAGGTCACACACAAACTTGTAAACAAAGCGCTTTCCTTGAACCTTGCAGATCATATCTCCATCGTAGTAATacctgagagaaagagaggggcaGTGAGACCAAGACCCCCAGCAACAATTCCCAAATCAACCAGACTTGGATTAAAATGTCTGGAGTTGTTTGGTACCGAAGAGAACACTGTGCCCCAATACCTCATACTTCGTGTTCTgcgtttttggtttttatctttttaaaaaataaataaataaataatcggtagcgtggaatatgatgcgtagcagttcggTTAcggattaataatgtccctggtatgtatgatgagcagaatctgtgcaagtcgaagccacaagttaactggtactttgctaacgtttgggcaatcgctgtgctgatggaaacggtacctacagaaggtatgaacatgacatcagcacaaaacaagccaggtttatttgccttgaaatcataaaaataaaattaacagaaCTGGaccaagccatcgggagacgcgtcaaatcacactggacatttccatcaatacgttccatgtaagtttaccaactaaagcattacccttttctgtcaaatatttacgattaagattgtcggcgttgggcagtgttttagctgatggacagacagtactgtcacacAAAGTCACCgatacatacctctgcaatagACAGTGGCTGTCCAAAGCAAGCACGAACATGtccctcaatgcagcagtatttgcagcgctatgcatcctctgcctcatctgacccacttttgctttttgtacacttcgaaacattcattttcttttgaatattcataaactgatttacattttctccccatttctcatccactaaaaatattatacttTCGTGTacgtatttcaatttagtttttgatcaagctagtagttacaaTAAAATCAGACTTTGGCCAACATAAAtcaggtgatagtgtgtttgtaaagtgacagagaaccacagttgaatgttatttgatcatCTGAcatctaaacatctgctgtatcctaggatacagtgtatggctgcttattacaatgtcaaaataaaacagcattttaatcaaattattgtgtatttcctagaaaatagtactgggataatattgaataatagacaaaaatcaggtataaaatcagtaaaaaccgacatcctgttaaaaaaaataataataaatcctgtatttttttgGGAAAATTCGTAATAAACCGGAAATGCGGAACGCTACTCAtactacagtagaacctcagagttatgaaCACCAAGCTTACGAACTGACCGGTCTACCGAATGCCCCACTTTCAGCCgcaagtatgcaatcactcaactattattattattattatttatttcttagcagacgccctgctAGGCACTCCTATGTGTCGTGCTGGTCATGGAGAGAGCAAAATTACTAAACATTTGCATCATTATATACAACATGATAAATACAATCATACTTGATTAAGCATTTTTAAAAGATGACTGTTTCTACATGTTCTGAACTTTGATCACTCTAAAAAGGGAACACACTGGCATTCCTATTCTCAGTCATATAAAAGCCTGGTTGCAGACTATTGTAGGTTCTTACCTGAGGGCGCGGCTGAGCTTCTCGTAGTTCATGGTGGGCTTGTTCTTGCGCTGGCCCCACTTGTGTGCCACCAGCTCGGGCTGGTTCAGTTTGAACTCTCCGTCGTCACCCACCCAGGAGATGCAGTCTCGAGCGTCCTTGTCAGTGAGGAGTTCCAGCAAGAACTGCCACAACTGGATCTGACCATTATTACCTGGGAAAGCAGAGAAGAGTGAGGAATCTGTCACTCACATAGTGTAGATTTCCTATTCTAAACTCCagtggggtttatttttaatgttggcAATATGTTTCAACTTATATTCTCATAAACTAGGTTTTGTCAGACTTATGGCTCTTTATAGACTACCCTAAACACACACAGACTTGTGCCTATCCTCTCAGTTTCCTATTTACAGTCTCCTCCCATATTACACACACAAAATGCATAATCTCCGATTCCTATGAGAAAACACACACTTGTAGATAACCTCTGCTTTTAGCTCTCACCTGTCCTGTTGCCCGGAGAGCTGCGGTCCTCTCCCCCAGATATCCTGGGGGCTCGCTGCACCTTGCTCTGCTTGCCTGTGTTATTCAGCACTTTGATGGCAGTGGGGGTGGTCTGCTGGACTGTGGCTGGGATGATCTGAACAGCTGTGTGGTGTGGAAAGACATGGaaatcagaatcagaatcagaaAATACAATGGCCTTACTTTGCAAATATAGTGTGAAAGGTATGCTATGATTTCCATTTCATGAGAGTAGGCGTTAAAACTTCATACTGAAATCGGACTTGGTTCTCGCCAAGATAagtaccaactaagacgtagcttattttactgtagactaatgtgatccatctgtgtttccttccatctgatgatgtagatatccttctgcctggtgttgatggctgaagtgtaatgctagcatattttgcctccctggtgcaacAGCaaacacaacggctgcaatgctggctccagggatcaaccacagtgcggcctccctagcgcatcagcatgacgacagtctggactgagctgagtagggtacttctctggggtcttcaagtgggcaccttccatccttaatgtttcgtcgactagcccacaacaccgtaagagggctcgacagcgattctggcgtcccagtatcagccccctccgtcccccactcagctaagcccagcttacttaccttcctttacatcaacgttttgttttttttctactgtgcttgaggtccccaaccagaatcttttcgtctcaaccagagccagttgctgctcctctctgctgcttcagataagttcttcactatgtgtcGCAACTCTTGAacactgaatccaatgtctctgagaaaccaggttgtggagtgtgccacaaatcttcaacaacccacctccactgggtaaacctggactctccatcctcactgctccacttcagcagctagttgagcgtactgaagtttcttcctttcatacgcctcatccacagcatcctcccatggcactattaactctaccaggtgaacaaggcgtgctgatccagaccacaagacagtatcaggtcaaaggttagtgatggcaatctcaggtaggaaagcttccagttgtcctagacgagttttggttttaataccttttcttggtggttgctccccaggacggaggaatgttgttcttcgtgtgtcatatattgctggcattggtggcaacctgttggtcatgctgcacttgtcttccaatgctaaggccaaacatcgcagcacctggtcatgacgccaagtaaaccatccttggctaagacccaccttacatcctgtcaaaatgtgtcttaaatgTAGCTGGCTATGTAGTAGGGCTTCTGGTTTCCATGCACATTTCTGCCTATCAGTATGTCTGTGTCTGAGTCCAGATTTCTgtactttaaaatgtgtatttattgattattattactatttttttttttttttttaaaccataaagTAATGGTCCTTGAGATTGTCTTGGAAGATAACAACATacaaatcagttttttttaattgtaaaagcaAGTCTATTCATAAAATGGAGATTTTGTAAAGATTCAATTATgcgctttatttgttttttccttGTGCATTTTGTCTGGTTGAATTAAACTCTGAAACATGTTTTGATTTTAGTAAGAGagcagtgtgtgttttgtttaatggaGGTGTGTTCGATATCACTGTGTTTTatgtgtacatataaaaaaataagctgTAAATAAAATTACTCACGCTGATCGATGGTGACAGTGGCGATTTGTCCACTTTGATCCTGGCTAGCCAGCACGTCTgaacaagaaaatcaaaaactCATTAACACATCTGTACACAGAAGGATTTATATAGATCTAACAGACATTGGTgacaattccattttttttaaaaaagagggtCCTAATCTCCATTCTGGAACAGGCTATTGTCCAGTCTAAACATAAAGGCTGAGGGTGCTAATGCCAATCACTGTAAAGCCATACAGCTAGAGCATGTTTCTGTCACAAAGTGGAGAGGAACGTTCTAATAGTATTGCTACGATATATAAGACACCATCATTTGAAGCTGAACAAACATCTCTCATCTCATTAGCCAGGGTGAGTGAGACTCACATCTCACAACAGTTAACAAGGTGGAAGACCATTTAGGTCGCCAAAGCCTAGAGAACACACCATCTCaccattgaaaaacaaaaagcatttaaaatcctGATAAAATATCAGCACCTGTGGCAAAGCAGCCACAAGGGCATTACAGCATGGGGTGGAGCTGCACTTGAGCTGAACAGATTGTGCATCTACCTCCTACACTGGGCTACTGACAAACTGACAGAGGGGGCACACCAGCGCCACTATGGTGTACTATTTGAGGGCGGTTCATTCATTAGTAAGGGACCAGCACAGCAGGACAGATTATTGTCAAGCCTACTCTATACTTATGCAAATATCACATCCATTTATGAATAAAACTAAAATGCTAGAATTAAAAGCTTATCATTAGTGAAGACAAAAAACATTTGGTTGGTTCACAGTATACTGGTAGACTCTTGTAATGCAAATCAATTCAGAGCCCAAATGTTTCTCACATTGGTAACTCAAAGCACAGACTCTCTCCTGCAGTGTACTCACACTTCCGCAGCAGCTCCAGGTGGCTCCAGAGGATCTCTCCGTGGGGTACACGCTGCAAGAAGTCCTCTTGTGTGAATCCGCAGAGCTCTCTACCGGGGATGTGGATACTGGCTACATCCACGTCCACCATGCTGAACTCCTTCATCACCCACACCGCCCAGTGGATCACCTGGTCTGCTGTCCACTGCACTGGGTCTGGGGAGCACACAGCCAGCCGGTCGTCAGACAAAagtcacaataaaatacatactaCAGGGTTTTCCATAATGATATTGCCTATAATACCCATTTAAGGGACACCCTGTACAACATGATATGACCACGACAGTATAACTATTTTGTAAAAAGGCAAAGATTTTGTGACATAGAGGGagcatgtattcataccaactaaaGAATCAACCTCCAAGAGCCATTGCGTGGACTATGTATTGCTTTTGGTCATGTATCACAATACATGCGACTTTGAAACAGAATGAGTTGGTTCCCTGTAAGCTATATTCTCCGACATACAACACGGTGAAGTGGCACTAGCATTGTTTAAATCCTGACTGTATGACTGTGTGGTCCAACACAATAACACAGATGGGTGTAAGATGTAGGACACCACTAGTGTTAGAGGGGTTTCTCACCGTAGGGGATGCCCAGCCGGACCTGTTCTTTGCGGTAGCCCTCAAGGGCAGCGGCCCAGCGTGTGACCTGCTCAGAGGTCTCATCAGCGATGATGCCCCCCACTATGTGTTTGTTGCCATCCAGGGTGATGACCTGACCCTCCTCTACCAGCTGATCCTCTTCCACCACCCCCGAGTGTGCGTCCGGGTCAATCACAACCTCCACCGTCTCCACCGGCTTCACGATCTCCAAGATATTCAGCTTGGGCTCCACGCCTGCCAGGGGAGacatgcacagacacagacagaaaggGTTAAGGGACCCAGCTCACTGGCACACTAGATACAGGCTTAGTAAACTTTAGTCTTATAATATCTGAATACTATAATCAAGTTACCTGGACTGTTCCCCACTAAGCAGAAACTGTATTTTCTGATGGGACTGTCCAGGGTAAAAGAAGGCAGGACATTTGCGATCTGAACTTGAACATGCAGGTTCACATCCCATTTCCCTTTTCAAGAGCATTGCAGTAGTAAAGATCTGAAAATCTGACGACTGCAAGTCACTGCTTGATAAAGTCATCCACCTCCCACTACAATTGTCTACTCCtgttaaatgtatttgtgtaCCTCTACATTAGTAATAGATTTTAACCTAGTGTATAGCACCACCTGGTAGTCCTCTGCTGTAACTGTTGGATCTGAAAGGGGAAAAGTAAACTATTTTATGCATAACGCTACTGCTCAGCATGTTACAATCAACCAAAGCACAATGAAAAAAGTAAGAATGAAAGATGGTTTGTAACTGTTCAGATTGCTTGCAAATCCCCTGGTGCTCCAGTGGGCCGAGTGAGAAACAATTACCTTGTCTGGAGATGACCTGCACACTGAGCTGGACAGTCCCATCAGTCTTCACTCCTTGGTCAAATAGGCTGTGGTCAGGGTCCAGCTGGAGgagacagacaagcagagacATGGTTAGACAGGTAAACTCCTGAAACTGAggtttgtgattttaaaattctaatataaataaattactttttaattacttttcagacacaagtaacttttacttgctctttaaatcaatgcctaaaatcataaaaaaatgaacaacgttagacacttattttgaattttgggtccctattaaggcacatatttaggcccaggatatgcAGGATTCAGACCCCTGCAAAACCCCCAAAACGTTGCCACTTGTAcccacgctgggggaggacccccataaccccctgccttctacttgggatttctagcctcctactttaaatgaaaacaggTGTGGAGACAGaggacaaataaaaacaaaaaataattctaaACAATTGCTATACGTGCTTTAtcaaccagcacgatacttgtttgtctgttcgtccacttttttttgtttctctgttcGTTTAGCCATTGTGCCCtttttttgagtgttttgtttaaattgtttaatttagtgctgttgcgtctcagtttcaccagCAGCTGCTGTTAATCCACTTAAATACTTTAGTGAATGACTTGCATCACAGAGCTATGAGACATCTGGAACCGCAGGGAGACAGGGTTACGACACcagcaattattttatttattattataataatggtatttatttgtttacttattatatttagtttatgtgtatttgtttaaatcgtcattatgtttttcttttcaactgGTTATGTATACAGGTAGTTCATTATATTGCAAAGTGCTTTGTTCATAACCTGTTATTTTGTTGTAAAAACTaggaaaatcaataaaataattcaatctatataaaaaaaaacaacatcaagtAAACTAATTAATTAGGAATAGATACAGttgaagtttgttttttatttacctGAATATCTTGCAGACAAATCTCATGGCCTTCCAGCGAGCACTGGAGGCGGGGCTCCAGCAGTTTTTTGAGGTTCCCGATTGGTTCATTAATGTCGATGGCCTGGGTGACAAATTCAGCTGTTGTGATTGTCTGCTCCACAATCCTGCAACATAGAGACTCTCCATTTAACACTTGtaataaaaagcaaaataaatataaaaccctAATTATATGAGGTCTTATATGTGGGTAAGAAATGTGTGCAACTATGTCAAGCA from the Acipenser ruthenus chromosome 9, fAciRut3.2 maternal haplotype, whole genome shotgun sequence genome contains:
- the LOC117406082 gene encoding GA-binding protein alpha chain-like isoform X1, with translation MSKGETEELIEIEIDGQEKQECMEEGIVEQTITTAEFVTQAIDINEPIGNLKKLLEPRLQCSLEGHEICLQDIQLDPDHSLFDQGVKTDGTVQLSVQVISRQGVEPKLNILEIVKPVETVEVVIDPDAHSGVVEEDQLVEEGQVITLDGNKHIVGGIIADETSEQVTRWAAALEGYRKEQVRLGIPYDPVQWTADQVIHWAVWVMKEFSMVDVDVASIHIPGRELCGFTQEDFLQRVPHGEILWSHLELLRKYVLASQDQSGQIATVTIDQPVQIIPATVQQTTPTAIKVLNNTGKQSKVQRAPRISGGEDRSSPGNRTGNNGQIQLWQFLLELLTDKDARDCISWVGDDGEFKLNQPELVAHKWGQRKNKPTMNYEKLSRALRYYYDGDMICKVQGKRFVYKFVCDLKTLIGYSAGELNHLVTECEQKKLARMQLHGLSQPVTTVTLATMQGDKDSS
- the LOC117406082 gene encoding GA-binding protein alpha chain-like isoform X2, with amino-acid sequence MSKGETEELIEIEIDGQEKQECMEEGIVEQTITTAEFVTQAIDINEPIGNLKKLLEPRLQCSLEGHEICLQDIQLDPDHSLFDQGVKTDGTVQLSVQVISRQGVEPKLNILEIVKPVETVEVVIDPDAHSGVVEEDQLVEEGQVITLDGNKHIVGGIIADETSEQVTRWAAALEGYRKEQVRLGIPYDPVQWTADQVIHWAVWVMKEFSMVDVDVASIHIPGRELCGFTQEDFLQRVPHGEILWSHLELLRKYVLASQDQSGQIATVTIDQPVQIIPATVQQTTPTAIKVLNNTGKQSKVQRAPRISGGEDRSSPGNRTGNNGQIQLWQFLLELLTDKDARDCISWVGDDGEFKLNQPELVAHKWGQRKNKPTMNYEKLSRALR